In Campylobacter vulpis, a genomic segment contains:
- the hsrA gene encoding homeostatic response regulator transcription factor HsrA → MRILIIEDDIGLNKSIVENLAQFGYQSDSSENFKDGEYFIGIRHYDLVLASWTLADGDGAELIRLVKQKSPRTPVIIISSKADKDNEIKALKLGADDFIKKPFDFDIFLARIEARLRLGGTNVIKIEDLTIDPDEEKITYKGQDIELKGKPFEVLTHLARHSDQIVSKEQLLDAIWEEPELVTPNVIEVAINQIRQKMDKPLNISTIETVRRRGYRFCFPKKS, encoded by the coding sequence ATGAGAATTTTAATTATAGAAGATGATATAGGTCTTAATAAGAGCATAGTGGAGAATCTTGCTCAATTTGGCTATCAAAGCGATTCCTCTGAGAATTTTAAAGATGGAGAATATTTCATCGGCATTAGGCATTATGATTTGGTTTTGGCGAGCTGGACCTTGGCTGATGGTGATGGGGCGGAACTTATTCGTCTTGTTAAGCAAAAATCTCCTCGCACTCCTGTGATTATTATCTCTTCAAAAGCAGATAAGGATAATGAAATAAAGGCTTTAAAATTGGGTGCTGATGACTTTATCAAAAAACCTTTTGATTTTGATATATTTTTAGCGAGAATTGAAGCAAGATTAAGACTTGGTGGAACAAATGTAATTAAAATAGAAGATTTGACAATAGACCCAGATGAAGAAAAGATTACCTACAAAGGACAAGATATTGAGCTTAAAGGTAAGCCTTTTGAGGTGCTAACGCATCTTGCGAGGCATTCAGATCAAATCGTCTCTAAGGAACAGCTTTTAGATGCAATTTGGGAAGAACCTGAACTTGTAACACCCAATGTCATTGAAGTAGCTATCAATCAAATTCGTCAAAAAATGGATAAACCACTCAATATCTCTACCATAGAAACGGTTCGTCGTAGGGGCTATCGCTTTTGTTTCCCTAAAAAATCTTAA